In Cytophagales bacterium, the sequence GTCCTGTTTTAATTTCCTGATATATCATATCTAAAAATTTTACAACAATCCTGTCAATAACAAAAATGGATATTAAAAATAATACAATAAAAATTAAATAATTTTTCATTTATTATAAGGAATTAAAATTGAAAATAAATAAACTGATCACCTTCAGAAACCCCAAAAAGAATGATCAGGAATACTAAAAACAAGTCTAATATAAAGATGAACGAAATATTCTTCTGCTTTATAAGTGTAGTAAAAGAAAATTTTCTAAAAATGAAATATTCTATCAACAATAATACGAATAAGTTTGCAATCATTGAAGCGAATATTCCGGTATCCTGCAGCCTTAAATTCCAAAAAAACTTTGTATAAAAAATATTATGGAAAATCGTGAATGACTGTTCAAATGAATGAGACCTGAAAAATATCCAGGTCAGGCATATAAAATTAAATGTAATAAAAACTAATAAGCCTTTAATAAAAATATTATTCCTGTTGTATATTTTACTTAGGTTTATGATTCTTTCAATAGATAAGTAAATGCCATTTAAAGCGCCCCAAAAAACGAAATTCCATGATGCCCCATGCCAGAGGCCGCCAAGAAGCATAGTGATCATTAAGTTAACATAAGTATTAAACTCACCTTTTCTATTACCACCCAACGGGATATATAAATAATCTCTTAGCCATGTAGAAAGGGAAATATGCCATCTATGCCAAAATTCTGTTATATTCTTAGAAAAATAGGGTAGCTTGAAATTTTCCATCAGGTCATATCCCATGATCCTGGCAACGCCAATGGCGATATCAGAATACCCCGAAAAATCACAATATATCTGGAAAGCAAACATATACGTTGCAAACAAGAGTGTGAAGCCATAATATAATTGATAATTACCATATATTGAATCAATATAAATTGCAAGCAGATCTGCTACCACCACTTTTTTAAAAAAACCT encodes:
- a CDS encoding MBOAT family protein, whose translation is MLFNSITFIIFILIVVPLHFLVSPKYKWVLLLIASYFFYMFWNPFYIFLIIISTVIDYYMGRKMSDLPTKNRRRPYLILSIVTNLGLLFTFKYFNFFTGTLNSLLASGDINYEFTMLDVLLPVGISFYTFQTLSYSADIYKGVIKCEKHIGKFALFVAFFPQLVAGPIERAANLLPQFRHKIISFNYERFLSGFSQVLLGFFKKVVVADLLAIYIDSIYGNYQLYYGFTLLFATYMFAFQIYCDFSGYSDIAIGVARIMGYDLMENFKLPYFSKNITEFWHRWHISLSTWLRDYLYIPLGGNRKGEFNTYVNLMITMLLGGLWHGASWNFVFWGALNGIYLSIERIINLSKIYNRNNIFIKGLLVFITFNFICLTWIFFRSHSFEQSFTIFHNIFYTKFFWNLRLQDTGIFASMIANLFVLLLIEYFIFRKFSFTTLIKQKNISFIFILDLFLVFLIILFGVSEGDQFIYFQF